Within the Pseudonocardia alni genome, the region GCCAGCACGTAATGGTGGGGACTCATGGGAGACTGCCGGGGTCAACTCGGAGGAAGGTGGGGATGACGTCAAGTCATCATGCCCCTTATGTCCAGGGCTTCACACATGCTACAATGGCTCATACAGAGGGCTGCGAGACCGTGAGGTGGAGCGAATCCCTTAAAGTGAGTCTCAGTTCGGATCGGGGTCTGCAACTCGACCCCGTGAAGTTGGAGTCGCTAGTAATCGCAGATCAGCAACGCTGCGGTGAATACGTTCCCGGGCCTTGTACACACCGCCCGTCACGTCACGAAAGTTGGTAACACCCGAAGCCGGCGGCCCAACCCTTGTGGAGGGAGCTGTCGAAGGTGGGACTGGCGATTGGGACGAAGTCGTAACAAGGTAGCCGTACCGGAAGGTGCGGCTGGATCACCTCCTTTCTAAGGAGTCCCATCATGTGATGGGGCACCACACGCTCTTTATTGGGTGTCTGTGGTTCCTTCATTGAATCGCATTTGCGGCCCCGTTCGTGGGTCGGGTGCGTTGGGTGGAACGCAGCACGTCGAACCGTTTGGCTTGGCACACTGTTGGGTCCTGAGAAGACGCCCTGTGGGTTGTTTTCTTTGGCCGCTCAGGTTGAGGGTTGTCCTAACGCCCCGGTTGGTTCCGGGTGTGGTGGTTTCTTCTTGGTCTGGTGTGGTTGTGGGTTGAGTGTTGCATAGTGGATGCGAGCATCTTGTTGTGGTCAAGTTGTTAAGAGCACATGGTGGATGCCTGGGCATCAGGAGCCGATGAAGGACGTGGGAGGCCGCGATAGGCCTCGGGGAGCTGTCAACCGAGCTGTGATCCGAGGGTGTCCGAATGGGGAAACCCAGCGCCCGTCATGGGGCGTTACCCGTACCTGAATTCATAGGGTGCGTGGAGGGAACGTGGGGAAGTGAAACATCTCAGTACCCACAGGAAGAGAAAACAATAGTGATTCCGTGAGTAGTGGCGAGCGAAAGCGGAAGAGGCTAAACCGTGTCCGTGTCAAGCCGGCAGGCGTTGCGGGTGCGGGGTTGTGAGACGTGTCGTTCATCTTCTGCCGAGGATGGGACAGCAAGTGCCTGTGTTAGCGGAACGACTCTGGGATGGTCGGCCGTAGTGGGTGATAGCCCCGTACGCGAAAACACTGGGTTCTGTTGTGGGCGTGTTCTCGAGTAGCAGCGAGCCCGTGAAATTCGCTGTGAATCTGGCGGGACCACCCGTCAAGCCTAAATACTACCTGATGACCGATAGCGGACAAGTACCGTGAGGGAAAGGTGAAAAGTACCCCGGGAGGGGAGTGAAATAGTACCTGAAACCGTGTGCTTACAAGCCGTCAGAGCCTTTCGGGGTGATGGCGTGCCTTTTGAAGAATGAGCCTGCGAGTTATGCTTCGTGGCGAGGTTAACCTGTGTGGGGTAGCCGTAGCGAAAGCGAGTCCGAATAGGGCGTCTGAGTCGCGGGGTGTAGACCCGAAGCGGAGTGATCTACCCATGGCCAGGGTGAAGCGTCGGTAAGACGTCGTGGAGGCCCGAACCCACCAGGGTTGAAAACCTGGGGGATGAGCTGTGGGTAGGGGTGAAAGGCCAATCAAACTTCGTGATAGCTGGTTCTCCCCGAAATGCATTTAGGTGCAGCGTCGTGTGTTTCTCACCGGAGGTAGAGCACTGGATGGCCTAGGGGGCCGACAAGCTTACCGAAGTCAGCCAAACTCCGAATGCCGGTGAGTGAGAGCGCGGCAGTGAGACTGCGGGGGATAAGCTTCGTGGTCGAGAGGGAAACAGCCCAGATCACCGGCTAAGGCCCCTAAGCGTGCGCTAAGTGGGAAAGGATGTGGGATCGCCCGGACAACCAGGAGGTTGGCTTAGAAGCAGCCACCCTTGAAAGAGTGCGTAATAGCTCACTGGTCAAGTGGTCCTGCGCCGACAATGTAGCGGGGCTCAAGCGCACCGCCGAAGCCGTGGCAATGACACTTTGGTGTTGTTGGGTAGGGGAGCGTCCTGCATCTGGTGAAGCCCGGGAGTGATTTACGGGTGGAGGGTGTGGGAGTGAGAATGCAGGCATGAGTAGCGAATGCAGAGTGAGAATCTCTGCCGCCGGATGACCAAGGGTTCCTGGGCCAGGTTGTTCCGCCCAGGGTGAGCCGGGACCTAAGGCGAGGCCGTCAGGCGTAGTCGATGGACAACGGGTTGATATTCCCGTGCTCGTGATAGTGCGTCCATGCCGAGGCTGGTGATGCTAACCATCCGAACCCACCTTCGCTCCTTCGGGAGTGTTGTTTGTGGGGGAGCGTGGGATCCGATCTGGTAGTAGGCAAGTGATGGGGTGACGCAGGAGGGTAGCTCCGCCACGCGGTGGTTGTCGTGGTGTAAGCCTGTAGCCCGAGTCCTAGGTAAATCCGGGGCTCATTAAAGGGTGAGAGGTGATGCGTAGCCGATTGAGGCGAAGAGAGTGATCCCATGCTGTCGAGAAAAGCCTCTAGCGAGTGCTGTTGCGGCCCGTACCCCAAACCGACACAGGTGGTCAGGTAGAGAATACCGAGGCGATCGAGCGAACTGTGGTTAAGGAATTCGGCAAAATACCTCCGTAACTTCGGGAGAAGGAGGGCCGGTTGTCTTGAGGCTCCTTGCGGGCTAGGGACGGCCGGTCGCAGAGACCAGGCCCAAGCGACTGTTTACTAAAAACACAGGTCCGTGCGAAGTCGCAAGACGATGTATACGGACTGACGCCTGCCCGGTGCTGGAACGTTAAGAGGACCTGTTAGCTCTTCGGGGCGAAGCGGAGAATTTAAGCGCCAGTAAACGGCGGTGGTAACTATAACCATCCTAAGGTAGCGAAATTCCTTGTCGGGTAAGTTCCGACCTGCACGAATGGCGTAACGACTTGGGCGCTGTCTCGACCACAGACTCGGCGAAATTGCACTACGAGTAAAGATGCTCGTTACGCGCGGCAGGACGGAAAGACCCCGGGACCTTTACTATAGCTTGGTATTGATGCTTGGTTCGGCTTGTGTAGGATAGGTGGGAGACTGTGAAGCTATCACGCCAGTGGTGGTGGAGTCGTTGTTGAAATACCACTCTGGTCGAATTGGGTGTCTCAACCTCGGGCCATGATCTGGTTCAGGGACAGTGCCTGGTGGGTAGTTTAACTGGGGCGGTTGCCTCCCAAAGAGTAACGGAGGCGCCCAAAGGTTCCCTCAGCCTGGTTGGCAATCAGGTGTTGAGTGTAAGTGCACAAGGGAGCTTGACTGTGAGACTGACGGGTCGAGCAGGGACGAAAGTCGGGACTAGTGATCCGGCACCACCTTGTGGAAGGGGTGTCGCTCAACGGATAAAAGGTACCCCGGGGATAACAGGCTGATCTTGCCCAAGAGTCCATATCGACGGCATGGTTTGGCACCTCGATGTCGGCTCGTCGCATCCTGGGGCTGGAGTAGGTCCCAAGGGTTGGGCTGTTCGCCCATTAAAGCGGTACGCGAGCTGGGTTTAGAACGTCGTGAGACAGTTCGGTCCCTATCCGCCGCGCGCGTTGGAGACTTGAGGAAGGCTGTCCCTAGTACGAGAGGACCGGGACGGACGAACCTCTGGTGTGCCAGTTGTCCCGCCAGGGGCACGGCTGGTTGGCTATGTTCGGGAGGGATAACCGCTGAAGGCATCTAAGCGGGAAGCCTGTTCCAAGATGAGGTCTCCCACCACCTTCGAGTGGGTAAGGCTCCCAGTAGATGACTGGGTTGATAGGCCGGAGATGGAAGCCCTGTGAGGGGTGGAGTTGACCGGTACTAATAGGCCGAGGGCTTGCCACAACGAGTTGTTCGCATCCACTGTGTGACCCTGAGTCCACAACCGTCCATGTTCCCGGTGATCCGGGGATCGTGGGTTCGGTTTGTGTGCTCGACCCCCGCCTCTCGGGGTTTTCTGGGGGGTGGGGTGATAGTTGGATAGTGTTGTCGGTGGTCATTGCGGTAGGGAAACGCCCGGTCCCATTCCGAACCCGGTAGCTAAGCCTTCCAGCGCCGATGGTACTGCACTCGCCAGGGTGTGGGAGAGTAGGTCGCCGCCGACATTCAACCTCTGAAAGGGGAGTCCGCAACGGTGTAGTAGCCGCTGTGGACTCCCCTTTTTCGTATGTCTGCAGCCGTGTCCGCCTCTCTGCGCGGACCGGTTCGCCCAGTGCGGTCGCCGACCGCGGAAGTGACGGTGTTCGTTTGTACCCTGACCACGTGACGGACGGGGAACGTCCCGGCAACGGCCGGGCAGGCGAGGAGCGCGGTTCGCGCAGCGGGTCGGGGTGGTCGCGCGGCGATGACCAGCGGGGACGGCGCCGCGACGGCGACGACCGCACGCGTCGCGACGACCGGGGCAACCGCAGCGGCGGCGACCGCGCGCGCGACGACCGGGGACGTCCGGGCGAGCGCCGCACCGAGGGCCGCTCCTGGTCCGACCGGGGTGGACGCGACACCGGCCGGCGCGACAGCGGCTTCCGCGACGAGGACCGCTCCGACCGCGGGCCGCGTCGCGACGACGACCGTCGCCCCGCCCGTGACGACGACCGCCGTTCCGGTGGCACCGGCCGGCGCGACTCGTTCCGGGGTGGCCGTGACGAACGCGGTGGCCGGCCCTCCGCGGGCCGTGAGGACCGCCGTCCCTACCGTGACCGCGACGACCGTGGCGCCCGTCCGCAGCGCGACGACGACCGCGGCGGGCGCTCGTTCCGGGACCGCGCCGGTCGTCCCTCCTCCGGCCGTGACGACCGTGATGGCCGCTCGTTCTCCGGCCGTGACGACCGTGATGGCCGCTCGTTCTCCGGTCGCGACGACCGTGGCGGTCGTTCCTTCCCCGGTCGCGACGACCGCGGGGGACGTCCGTCCGGGGGCCGTGACGGTCGCTCCTCCGGCGGCCGTGACGACCGCCGTCCCGCCCGTGACCGTGACGACCGCGGCGGCCGTCCGTTCCGCGGCGGCGACGACCGGGGCGGTCGCCCGTCCGGGGACCGTGACGACCGCGGTGCCCGCTCGTTCCGTGACCGTGACGACCGCGGCGGCCGTTCCTTCGGTGGCCGTGACGACCGGGCCCCTCGTCCGCAGCGCGACGACGACCGCGGCGGCCGTTCGTTCCGCGACCGTGACGACCGCGGGGGACGTCCGTCCGGTGACCGCGGTGCCCGTTCCTTCCGGGACCGCGACGAGCGTGGCGCCCGTCCGCAGCGCGGCGACGACCGTGGCGGCCGTTCGTTCCGCGATCGCGACGACCGGGCCGGCCGCCCGTCCCGGGACCGTGACGACCGCGGCGGCCGACCCTTCGGTAACCGTGACGACCGTGGCCCCCGTCCCCAGCGCGAGGACGACCGTGGTGCCCGTCCCTACCGGAACCGTGACGACCGCGCGCCCCGCGGTCGCGACGACCGTGACGAGGACCGGCGCAGCCCGTCCCGCGACCGGGAGGACCGCCCGTACCGCGCCCGTCAGGAGCGCCCGTCGCACGACCGCCCGTCCGAGCGGTCCGCGGCCGTCGAGCCCCAGGACGTCGCGCAGCCGGCCGCGGTGCAGGCCGAGCCGGCCGGTGACGTGCCTGCCGTGACGCCGTCGACGACCGACACGCGGGAGGCGGCCACGCCGACCGGCGCGACCGCCTCCGACACCGCTACCCGGGTTCCGGAGACCTCGCCCGCGGAGGCGGCCGACGCGCCGGTCACCCGCGACGAGCGCACCGACGACGCGGTCAGCACGGGCAGCACCGCGTCCGACGGCCCCCGGTCCGACAGCGGGGAGCGGACCGACACCCCCGTGACCGACGCCCGCGGGGCCGGTACCGGGGCCGACGCCGTCGACCGCGCCGGGACCGCCCCGGGCACGACCGGATCGGACGCCGACACCGTCGACGGTCCGCGCACCGACCGTGCCGAGCGCCCCATCGGGCGCGACGAGCGTCGCCCGCTCCGTGACCGTGACGACCGTGGCCCGCGCCGGGAGCGTGACGACCGTGGCCCGCGTGGCGGCCGGGACGACCGGGGCCCGCGCTCCGGCCGTGACGACCGCAGGCGCGACGACCGGGGCCGGAACGACCGTGGCCGCGACGACCGTGGCCGCGACGACCGCCGTGACCGCGACGCCCGTTCGCGACGGGCGATCCCGGAGTCGGCCGAGCGGACCTTCGTCGCCGAGCCGGACCTGCCGGACTCGGTGACGGCCGCCGAGCTCGACCCGAGCGTGCGCCGGGACCTGCGCGGCCTCCAGAAGGAGACCGCCGAGGTGGTGGCGCGGCACCTCGTCGCGGCGGGGCTGCTCGTCGACGAGGACGCCGTGCAGGCGCTCGAGCACGTGCGCTACGCGAGGCGCCGGGCGTCGCGGATCGCGGTCGTCCGGGAGGCCGCCGGCATCGTCGCCTACCACGCGGGGGAGTGGAACGAGGCCCTCGGCGAGTTCCGCGCCGCCCGCCGGATGGGCGGCGGACCGGGGCACGTGCACGTCATGGCCGACATCGAGCGCGCCCTCGGCCGTCCCGAGCGTGCTCTCGACCTGGCCCGCAGCCCGGAGGCCCGGGACCTCGGCCACGAGGAGCGGATCGAGCTGCTCATCGTCGCTGCGGGAGCCCGGCGCGACCTGGGCGAGGCCGACGCCGCCGTCGTCGGGCTCCAGGTCCCCGAGCTCGACGCGGTCCGCCGCGACCCGTGGAGCGCGCGGCTGTTCTACGCCTACGCCGACAACCTGCTCGCCGCCGGCCGGGAGTCGGAGGCCGTGCAGTGGTTCGTCCACGCCCACGACGCCGACCGGCACCGGGAGACCGACGCCGCCGCGCGCATCGCCGAGCTGACCGGTGACGAGCTCGAGGGCGCCGACGACGAGCTCTCCGTCGGCTGGGAGGACGTGCCCCCGGCCGCCGACGACCACGTCGAGGCGCCGCACACCGACGCCCCGGCACCGTCCGGTCGGGTCGACGCCGGCGATGCCGACGACGCAGCCGGCGACGCAGCCGACGACGCAGCCGACGACGCAGCCGACGACGCAGCCGACCCCGGCGACGACGACGCGTCCGGGACCGCAGTCCCGGGCGCCGACGGGAGCGACGCGGGCGGGACGGAGGAGGGCGGGCCGGACGAGGTCCGCGGCGACACCGACGGAGGCGCCGTGGTCGAGAGGCCGGACGCCTCCGGGGCGGCTCCCTCCGCGGACCAGCAGCAGGGCCGCGACACCGGGGCCGGCGACCGGTGACCGACGACCTGCTGTCCCGCCACGACGTCCTCCTGGCCGACCTCGACGGCACCCTCTACCAGGGCCCCGAGGTCGTCCCGGGGGCCGTCGAGGCGGTGCGCGGGGCGGCGGACCGCGGCGTGCCCACGGTGTACGTCACCAACAACGCCTCGCGCAGCCCCGCCGACGTCGCGGCGCACCTCGCCGAGCTCGGCTTCCCGGCCCGCGTCGAGCACGTCCGCACCAGCTCACAGGCCGCTGCCGCGATGCTGGCCGAGCAGCTCCCGCCGGGCGCGCGGGTGCTGGTCGTCGGCACGTCGGCGCTGGCCGACGAGGTCCGGGCCCGCGGGCTCGCCGTCGTCGGTGACGCCGAGGGCGCGGACGCCGTCGTCCAGGGGCACTCGCCCGACACCGGGTGGCGGATCCTGGCCGAGGCGGTCGTCGCCGTCCGGGCCGGAGCGTTGTGGGTCGCCTCCAACGTCGATCCCACCCTTCCCACCGAGCGCGGGCCGCTGCCCGGCAACGGTTCGATGGTCCAGGTCGTGCGGACGGCGACCGGCGCACGGCCGCAGGTGGCGGGCAAGCCCGCCGCCCGGCTGCTCCGCGAGGGGTGTGGCGACGCGCAGGCCCCGCTCGTCATCGGGGACCGGCTCGACACCGACATCGAGGGTGCCAACGCCATGGGCGCCCCGTCGCTGATGGTCCTGACCGGGGTCAGCGGCGCCGCGGAGCTGCTCGCCGCCGCCCCGGAGCTGCGGCCCACCCACATCGGCGCCGACCTCGCCGCGCTCACCCGCCCACCGGACGAGCTGGCCCCCGGGCCGCGGCCCGGCTGGGACGTCCGCGCCGACGGCGGCACGCTCGTCCTGTCCGGCGACGGGGACGGGCCCGAACCCACGGTGGACGCGCTGCGTGCCCTGTGCGCGGTGGCCTGGGAGCAGGGCGTCCACGACGTCCGCTCCGACGGTGCGGCCGCCGCCGCGGCACTGGCCGACCTCGGCCTGGCGGAGCGGCCAGGGCGGTGACGCCGCGTCGCGGCCGCGGTCGGGACCGTCGGCTACCGTGGCGTCAGAACCCCGTACCCGGAGATCATCCATGAGCGTTCCCGCACCCGGACCCCGTCCGGGCGACCCGCGGCCCGAGCAGGACCGCCCCGTCGCGGCCCTGCGTGCCGAGGTCGACGCGGCCGTCGCGGCGCTCGACGCGCTGGACGACCGTCCGGTCTCCGAGCACCCGGCCGCGTTCGAGCGGGTGCACGCCGCGCTCGGCCGCGCGCTGAGCGCCGGCTCGGAACGGGAGTGACGATGGGCCCCACCCGCGCCCGCCTGGACGCCGAGCTCGTCCGCCGCAAGCTCGCCCGCTCCCGCGGCCAGGCCGCCGAGCTGATCGCCGCAGGCCGGGTCGTCGTCAACGGCATGCCGGCGGCGAAGCCCGCCACCGTGGTGGACCGGGACGCACCCGTGCTCGTCCGCCCGGACGACGACGGCGAACCCGACTGGGCCTCCCGCGGCGCCAAGAAGCTGCTCGGCGCCCTCGACGCGTTCACCGACGTCGACCCCGCCGGACGGCGCTGCCTCGACGCGGGCGCCTCCACCGGCGGCTTCACCGACGTGCTGCTCACCCGCGGGGCGGCCGAGGTCGTCGCCGTCGACGTCGGGTACGGCCAGCTGGTGTGGCGGCTGCAGTCCGACGAGCGCGTCCACGTGCACGACCGCACCAACGTCCGGGCCCTCGAACCGGAGCAGATCGGCGGGACGGTCGACCTGACCGTCGCCGACCTGTCGTTCATCTCGCTGCGCACCGTGCTGCCGGCCCTCGCCGCCTGCACCGCGCCCGGAGGCGACCTGCTACCCATGGTGAAACCACAGTTCGAGGTCGGGAAGGACCGGCTCGGCTCCGGCGGGGTCGTACGGGACCCGGGTCTGCGCATCGAGGCACTGCACGGGGTCGCGACCGCCGCCGCCGCGGCCGGGCTGCACGTCCTCGGCGCGACCGCGAGCCCGCTGCCCGGCCCGTCGGGCAACGTCGAGTACTTCCTGCACCTGCGCCGGCCCGTCGACGGCCCGGCCGGCGTCGCCCCCGAGCAGCCCGAGCTCGCGCCGATGCTGGCCGCCGCGGTCGCGGACGGCCCCGCATGAGGGACGTCCTGCTGGTCCTGCACACCGGGCGGCCCACCAACCGCAAGACCGCGCTGCACGTGATGGGCGAGCTCGGGCGGCTCGGCCTGCGCACCCGGGTGCTCGCCGACGAGTGGGCCGAGCTCGCCGCGGACCCCGACGTCCCGGCGGGCTACGAGCCGGTCCCGGTCCCCGGGAGCCCGGAGTGCGCCCGCGGCGCCGAGGCGGTCCTGGTCCTCGGCGGTGACGGCACCCTGCTGCGCGCCGCCGACCTCGCCCGCCACGCCGGCGTGCCCCTGCTGGGCGTCAACCTCGGCCACGTCGGCTTCCTCGCCGAGGCCGAGGAGGACACCCTGCCCGAGGCGCTGCAGAAGCTCGCCGACGGCGACTACGAGGTCGAGGAACGGACCACCCTCGAGGCCGTCGTCACCGCCGCCGGGCAGGTGCTCGGCCGGGCGTGGGCGCTGAACGAGGCCGTCGTCGAGAAGACCACCCGCGGCCGCATCCTCGAGGTCGTCCTCGAGGTCGACGGCCGCCCGGTGTCCTCCTTCGGCTGCGACGGGGTGCTCTGCTCCACCCCGACCGGTTCCACCGCCTACGCCTTCTCCGCGGGCGGGCCGCTGATCTGGCCGCAGGTGCAGGCACTGCTGGTGGTCCCCAGCAACGCACACGCCCTGTTCGCCCGGCCGATGGTGATCGCGCCGGAGAGCACCGTCGCGATCGAGGTGTCCGCCGACGGCCCGTCCGCCGTGCTGGACTGCGACGGCCGTCGCACCGTCGCGGTGCCGCCCGGGGCCCGGGTGGAGCTGCGGCGTGCGTCGGAGCCCGTGCGGATGGTGCGCCTGGCCGCGCAGCCCTTCGCCGACCGGCTCGTCCGCAAGTTCGACCTGCCCGTCCGGGGCTGGCGCGGGGCCCGGACCCAACCACCGGGTTCGAACGCCTGATCGACCGCTCGGCGCACGGGAACATCCGTTCGGTGCCGTTCGCGTGTCGGGGCTCGAACGCTGTCGGTGTTCGAACGTATGGTCCCACGCATGTTGTCCGAGATGCGGATCCAGGGCCTCGGCGTGATCGACGACGCGACCCTGGAGCTCGACCCGGGCCTGACCGTGCTGACCGGCGAGACCGGCGCCGGGAAGACCATGGTCGTGACCGGGCTGAACCTCCTCGGCGGTGGCCGCGCGGAGTCCTCGCGGGTGTCGGCCGGGGCGAGGCGCGCCGTCGTCGAGGGCCGCTTCGCGGCCTCGCCGGGGGCGCTGGAACTGGCCGAGGAGGTGGGCGCCGAGGCCGACGACGACGGGGCGCTGATCGCGGCCCGCACCGTGTCGGCCGACGGGCGCTCCCGGGCCCACCTGGGCGGGCGGTCGGTGCCCAACGGGGTGCTGGGCAGGCTCGCCGAGACCCAGCTCGCCGTGCACGGGCAGAACGACCAGCTGCGGCTGCTGCGGGGCTCCGACCAGCGGGCCCTGCTCGACCGCTTCGCCGGGGACCCCGTCGCGGTCCCGCTGACCGCCTACCGGACGGTGCGCGCCGAGTGGCTGCAGGTGGTCACCGAGCTCGCCGAGCGGCGGGACAACGCCCGCCGGCTCGCCCAGGAGGCGGACCTGCTGCGCCACGGTCTCGCCGAGATCGAGGCCGCCGACCCGCAGCCCGGTGAGGACCGCGAGCTCGTCGAACAGGCCCGCCGGATGGCCGAGGCCGACGACCTGCGAGCCGCCGCCGAGAGCGCACACCTCGCACTGTCCGGCTCGGACGACGGCGAGGCCCCCGGCGCCGTCGGGCTCGCCGGGCAGGCCAAGGGGCTCGCCGAGGGCAGTGGCGACCCCGCGCTGGAGGAGCTCGGCCCGCGCCTCACCGAGGCCATCGCGGTCCTCGCCGACGCCGCGGCCGAGCTGAGCGGCTACCTCGACCGGCTCGACGCCGACCCCGAGCTGCTGTCCCGCGTCCTGACCCGCCAGGCCGAGCTCAAGGCACTCACCCGCAAGTACGCCGCGGACACCGACGGCGTGCTGGCCTGGGCGGACACCGCCCGCGACCGACTGTCCGGGCTCGACACCTCCGACGAGGCGCTCGCCGAGCTGTCGGCCCGCCGTGACGCACTCGCCGGTGAGCTGGCCGGTCACGCCGCCGCGATCACCGCGGCGCGCACCGCCGCCGCGTCCCGGCTGGCCGAGGCGACGACGGCGGAACTCGCCGGGCTCGCCATGAAGGACGCGACGTTGCAGGTCGGCGTGCAGCCGCGGCCCGCCGCCGACACCGGGCCGGTGCTCGAGGTCGGCGGGCGGCGCTGCCAGGCCGGGTCGAGCGGCGTCGACGAGGTCGAGATCCGGCTCGTCCCGCACGCCGGGGCGGTGGCACAGCCGCTGCACAAGGGCGCCTCCGGTGGCGAGCTGTCCCGGGTCATGCTGGCCCTGGAGGTCGCGCTCGCCGGCGCCGACCCGGTGCCGACCATGGTGTTCGACGAGGTCGACGCCGGCGTCGGCGGCCGGGCCGCGGTGGAGATCGGCCGCCGGCTCGCGCAGCTCGCGGCCCGCCACCAGGTCATCGTCGTCACACACCTGCCGCAGGTCGCGGCGTACGCCGACCGGCACCTCGTGGTGCAGAAGGCGTCCGGGGCGGGCGTCACCCGCTCCAGCGTGCGGCGGCTCACCGAGGAGGAGCGCACCGGGGAGCTGGCACGGATGCTGGCCGGGATGGACGACACCGACACCGGCCGCGCGCACGCCGAGGAGCTGCTCAGCGCCGCGACCGCGCACCGGGAGGCCGACCGCGCGGCGGCACGGCCCGCGGACCTGGCCGAGGCCCGGTCGCGTCGCGCGCAGTCCCGGCGCGGCCGGACCGCGCGGGACACGGACACCGGCGTCGCGACCGCGCCGGTGGAGGGTGCGGTCCCCGGGCCGCGCGGCACCGACTCCCGCGGCACCGACCCCCGCGGCACCGACCCCTGCGGCACCGACCCCTGCGGCACCGACTCCCGCGGCACCGACTCCCGCAGCATCGACCCGGACCGCGCCGCGGGCCGTCCCGCCGCCGCGTCGCGGCGGCGCCGGGCCGGCTGAGCGGGCCCGGCCGACGGCAGCCCGAGCGGCGCGCCGTCGCTGTGGGTGAGCGGCGCGTGGTCCGGGCGTCGCCACCCGGGGAGCGACGGGGGGATCGTCCGGGCCGGTGACGTCGCGGTCTCGCGCGGCGTGCCTGCGTGGTCACGGACGCCCCACCTGTCACAGTGCGCCACATGAAGCTGTCCGGCCTGCTGCACCGTTCCCGACCGGAGCTGCCGGGCCTGACCGGCCCGGCCCGCGCCGACCGTCGTATCGAGTCGGTGCTCCGGCGCCTGCGCCCCGGCGACATCGCCGTGATCGACCAGGTCGACCTGGACCGGGCGACCGCGGACGCGCTCGTCGCCGCCCGGGTCGCCGCGGTCGTCAACGCCGCCCCGTCGATCTCCGGCCGGTTCCCGAACCTCGGCCCGCAGGTGCTCGTCGAGGCGGGCATCCCGCTCGTCGACGACTGCGGTCCCGACACCCTGCGCGCGGTCAAGGACGGCATCCGGGTGCGGCTGCACGACGGCGTGCTCTACACCGGCGAGCAGCCGCTGTGCGAGGGCCGGGAGCAGACCGAGGACACCGTCGCCGACGCCCTGGACGAGGCCAAGCAGGGCCTGACCCACCAGCTCGAGGCGTTCGCCGCGAACACCATCGAGTTCATGCGCCGCGAGCGCTCGCTGCTCCTCGACGGGCACGGCGTCCCCGAGGTC harbors:
- a CDS encoding HAD-IIA family hydrolase, which gives rise to MTDDLLSRHDVLLADLDGTLYQGPEVVPGAVEAVRGAADRGVPTVYVTNNASRSPADVAAHLAELGFPARVEHVRTSSQAAAAMLAEQLPPGARVLVVGTSALADEVRARGLAVVGDAEGADAVVQGHSPDTGWRILAEAVVAVRAGALWVASNVDPTLPTERGPLPGNGSMVQVVRTATGARPQVAGKPAARLLREGCGDAQAPLVIGDRLDTDIEGANAMGAPSLMVLTGVSGAAELLAAAPELRPTHIGADLAALTRPPDELAPGPRPGWDVRADGGTLVLSGDGDGPEPTVDALRALCAVAWEQGVHDVRSDGAAAAAALADLGLAERPGR
- a CDS encoding TlyA family RNA methyltransferase, which codes for MGPTRARLDAELVRRKLARSRGQAAELIAAGRVVVNGMPAAKPATVVDRDAPVLVRPDDDGEPDWASRGAKKLLGALDAFTDVDPAGRRCLDAGASTGGFTDVLLTRGAAEVVAVDVGYGQLVWRLQSDERVHVHDRTNVRALEPEQIGGTVDLTVADLSFISLRTVLPALAACTAPGGDLLPMVKPQFEVGKDRLGSGGVVRDPGLRIEALHGVATAAAAAGLHVLGATASPLPGPSGNVEYFLHLRRPVDGPAGVAPEQPELAPMLAAAVADGPA
- a CDS encoding NAD kinase → MRDVLLVLHTGRPTNRKTALHVMGELGRLGLRTRVLADEWAELAADPDVPAGYEPVPVPGSPECARGAEAVLVLGGDGTLLRAADLARHAGVPLLGVNLGHVGFLAEAEEDTLPEALQKLADGDYEVEERTTLEAVVTAAGQVLGRAWALNEAVVEKTTRGRILEVVLEVDGRPVSSFGCDGVLCSTPTGSTAYAFSAGGPLIWPQVQALLVVPSNAHALFARPMVIAPESTVAIEVSADGPSAVLDCDGRRTVAVPPGARVELRRASEPVRMVRLAAQPFADRLVRKFDLPVRGWRGARTQPPGSNA
- the recN gene encoding DNA repair protein RecN yields the protein MLSEMRIQGLGVIDDATLELDPGLTVLTGETGAGKTMVVTGLNLLGGGRAESSRVSAGARRAVVEGRFAASPGALELAEEVGAEADDDGALIAARTVSADGRSRAHLGGRSVPNGVLGRLAETQLAVHGQNDQLRLLRGSDQRALLDRFAGDPVAVPLTAYRTVRAEWLQVVTELAERRDNARRLAQEADLLRHGLAEIEAADPQPGEDRELVEQARRMAEADDLRAAAESAHLALSGSDDGEAPGAVGLAGQAKGLAEGSGDPALEELGPRLTEAIAVLADAAAELSGYLDRLDADPELLSRVLTRQAELKALTRKYAADTDGVLAWADTARDRLSGLDTSDEALAELSARRDALAGELAGHAAAITAARTAAASRLAEATTAELAGLAMKDATLQVGVQPRPAADTGPVLEVGGRRCQAGSSGVDEVEIRLVPHAGAVAQPLHKGASGGELSRVMLALEVALAGADPVPTMVFDEVDAGVGGRAAVEIGRRLAQLAARHQVIVVTHLPQVAAYADRHLVVQKASGAGVTRSSVRRLTEEERTGELARMLAGMDDTDTGRAHAEELLSAATAHREADRAAARPADLAEARSRRAQSRRGRTARDTDTGVATAPVEGAVPGPRGTDSRGTDPRGTDPCGTDPCGTDSRGTDSRSIDPDRAAGRPAAASRRRRAG